One Elephas maximus indicus isolate mEleMax1 chromosome X, mEleMax1 primary haplotype, whole genome shotgun sequence DNA segment encodes these proteins:
- the LOC126068796 gene encoding 60S ribosomal protein L37-like, with protein sequence MDTFLSLHRSETTKGMPSFRKRCSKMHTLSQQYGSKAWHLQKSTCGKCGCPFKLKRKYNWRTNAKRRDTTGTGHVRHLKIVYHRFRERFSDGTTPTPKRATVAASSLS encoded by the exons ATGGATACCTTTTTGTCTCTCCACAGAAGTGAAACGACGAAGGGAATGCCATCGTTTAGAAAGCGTTGCAGTAAGATGCACACATTGAGCCAACAATATGGCTCTAAGGCCTGGCACCTTCAGAAGTCAACCTGTGGCAAATGTGGTTGCCCATTCAAGCTTAAGAGAAAGTATAACTGGAGGACCAATGCTAAAAGAAGAGATACCACTGGTACCggtcac GTGAGACATCTAAAAATTGTATACCACAGATTCAGGGAGAGGTTCTCTGATGGAACAACCCCTACACCCAAGAGGGCAACTGTTGCAGCATCCAGTTTATCTTAA